The nucleotide sequence TCACGCCGTTGCGGGTGTACGCCTGCATCCCGAGCATCAGCAGGTCGGGACGGTCGGGTGCGTCGGTGTCCGAGGCCGGATCGGCGTACGCGGCGCCGACCAGATCGGGCCGGACGGCGAGCAGGATCGACACCTCCAACTCGCCGGCATGCATGTCCGCCGACGTCGAGGTGACCAGACCACCCGCCGCCCGCGCGGCGTCCCAGTCCGCGCGGCCCGGGAACAGGAGCATCCGGCGCGCGCCGACGTTGGCCTCCTGCGCGACGTTGGACAGCACGTAGTTGCCGCCGTGCCCGTTGACGAGCACCAGCTTGGTGACCCCGGACCGGTCGAGGCTGGCGGCGATGTCGCGGACGACGGCGGCGAGCGTGCCGGCGCTGATGCTGACCGTTCCCGGGAATGCACTGTGTTCGTGCGAGCACGAGATCGTGACCGGCGGCAGCAAGAAGAGATCGTTCTCCGCGCTGATGCGGCCGGCGATCGCGCTCGCCACCACGGTGTCGGTGCCGAGCGGCAGGAAGCTCCCGTGCTGCTCGAAACTCCCGATCGGCAGCACCGCCACCCCCGCCGCCCGCCGCCCAACCTCACCCGACGTCGCAGCAGCAACGAACTCCATCACCCCACCCTCCCACCGCCAACCCGTCGAGCCTGCGGCTGGCGCTAGATCGGCTCGGGCTCGACGTCGGCATAGCAGCGGGCCATCTCGGCGACGACCGGTGACGCCGGATCGAGGATGTGCTTGTCGATCCGGTGCACCGGCCGAA is from Mycobacteriales bacterium and encodes:
- a CDS encoding creatininase family protein; the protein is MEFVAAATSGEVGRRAAGVAVLPIGSFEQHGSFLPLGTDTVVASAIAGRISAENDLFLLPPVTISCSHEHSAFPGTVSISAGTLAAVVRDIAASLDRSGVTKLVLVNGHGGNYVLSNVAQEANVGARRMLLFPGRADWDAARAAGGLVTSTSADMHAGELEVSILLAVRPDLVGAAYADPASDTDAPDRPDLLMLGMQAYTRNGVIGRPSLGTAAKGHAVLDSLSRSFRPHVVLLA